ATTGGTTTTAATGAAGACTTAAATTTAAAAAAGCCCACTCAATCCTCCATAACTGCAACTTTAATAAGTTGCTAGTAATATCGCCTCGGGCGGGGCAAATAATTAATTATTTTATTTAGTTTAGTTTTTATTATAGCATCTACCGCCATAATTTTAATTCATAATACTTAAAATATACTATTTTTGCAAACAATATACTCGATGTTTTAAAATTACTTTATTTATCGACATAAAACCGTAAAATCTTTAAAATTTACCGCTCCCGCCAGGTGGAATAGTCTAAAACCGCTCCCGTAACAACTTTAAAAGCGGCTAACTCATCAAGCTTTGGAACAGCACCTCTAAAAAATATAATGTCCAAGCGATGCTGAGTTGTACTTCCAAAGTTTATATATCCATCCGGAGAAACAGCACCAGCACTTCCGGCCACCACACATCCAGCTATACGCACGTCTCCTCCATTAGTCTTTAGATCAAAATCTACTTTTTGTTTCGAAAATATTATTCCCTCATAATTGATATGATAATCCGTATCTGACGAATCATGCTCCGTTAAAACATTAACTCCATATTTTGAAATTATGGTTATCTCTCCATCGTCCGATGTGTCCGGAGTATCTTTGCCTTCCGTTCGAACATAATCTGCAATCTTAGTCATGCCGTTACTATAAAACTGGCACTCATCCCCCAAAGTGGTCCAAACATTTTTATTTTGACCTTTTATCTCCAGCGCAAGCTCGTTTTTAAGCTTATTCTTATCATTAACAGAACCGCCACCGGCGATAATGGTCACATTTGAACCAATTGTTGAGTGGTCGATTACTACATTTTCAAAGACGACTATTTCCACCGCGCTCCCACTGGGATTGCTGTTTTGAACCGTGGAGCCAGTAATAGTTAAATCTCCGCTGATTAACACTTGTGTTCCGGGGTCATATGTTTTAGTAATATTGTTCCAGATTACATCGCCAGTTTCCTCTTTTTTCGCCGAAGCTATCTTCTTTTCGTAAGATGAAGTGTCAAATTCAGGGAGCTCAACCTGTCCAACAATATCGTCTTTCCAGTGAGCTTGAGGATAAACTTTTGACCCCTCGACATACCTTTTACTGTCGGGGCCAACACCTGCGTTTGAATAAGCATATCCGAGATACTCTGGATCATATGGAGGATTATTCAATTCCTTTTCATCATTTACCACATACCCATGAATAATTAACTGACCATCGCTCATGACCACAACTTTATTAAGGTCAGTGGTTGCATTGTGAATGAACACTCCTTTATAATTCATATCCCAAGGATCGTTGGGGTCGCTTATTTCATCTCCGTGGATAGCCGTAAATTTAGCACCTGATAGTGCCCTATCAAAAGAGCCCGGCGTAACTCCAAGGGTGACATGAACAGTTATCTTTTTTGTAACACCGGCAACTTTCCCAATCGAAGTCAACAGTTTAGAATTAGAATCAAAAACAGTATAATAGCTGCCATTACCAAGTGAAATCGGAGAAGCTTCTGAAGCCACTGAGCCGGATACCCCATTGTTTAGATTCCAAAGGGCGTGATTAACACCTGCCTCGGTCAGATAATAAGCTTGGGCAATTTCTTTGTGTCTCGAAAACGAGAGCATTTCATTGTAAATTAATACTGTAAACATCGTGCCAACTAACATCATGATTACCATAATGCCTAATGCAAATGCCAACGCGTACCCTTTTTCGGATGATAACAAGCGATTTTTAAACATTTTAATCACATCCTAACCTTTGCTTCGGAACCTTACATCTGTATCTAACTTATAGGCCTCCGGCAATTTATCCGTATCCCTATCTATTATTAAACTTATACTAATTAAATCACCTGACCGGCTAAAAATTGGGATTGATAGCTCCCCGTTTGCAATATACTTGGCAACTATTGTATTTTCCAGCTCAGCTCCATCGCCAATTCTTATAATCTTTCTCCTTAAAGTTTTATCGAACTCAGAAAGTCCGTACTCAATATAAGCATCATAAGTATAATTTGCTTTAACTGTATCAATAAGGGTCAATAGTGTGCTAAATGTTACCTCTCCATTATCAGTATCTATACTTAAAGAGTCTAAGTCCTGTATGATATCGTTTACGTAAATAACGGGTAACGAGATATCTGTCAAAAGCCATGGATAATATGCCGAAGAATAAACGTTGTAAGAGCCTGCTACTTTTGGACTTAACTCTTCCTCTACTATTTGAATTCCCCTTACTCTGATGGTGTAACCGTCTGCTGATATCGAAATAATTT
This sequence is a window from Candidatus Oleimmundimicrobium sp.. Protein-coding genes within it:
- a CDS encoding prepilin-type N-terminal cleavage/methylation domain-containing protein; the protein is MVIGKKYQKGFSLIELMVAVAILWVVIGGLYTMLISSQDIANIGESQIDAQKVARNATEQMTKEIRECYEIISISADGYTIRVRGIQIVEEELSPKVAGSYNVYSSAYYPWLLTDISLPVIYVNDIIQDLDSLSIDTDNGEVTFSTLLTLIDTVKANYTYDAYIEYGLSEFDKTLRRKIIRIGDGAELENTIVAKYIANGELSIPIFSRSGDLISISLIIDRDTDKLPEAYKLDTDVRFRSKG